The DNA segment CATTGAGGCGGAAACGACGGCGAGCGGGGTCCTGATGGGCAGCGACGGGAACCTGCAACTCGAGCAGATCCGAATCAATGCGAAGAGCCCCTAATGGGCTGAGGCCCATCAGCTGCTCAGCCATCCAATCCCCAAGCCAACGCCAGGGTTCAGCCAGCAAAGCACTGTTGAGCTGACGGCCGTTGAAGCGCACCTCTCCCTCCACCTGGAACGGCTGCTGCAGGGCCAGCATCTGACCGGGACTCAGCAGCTTCATGTCCACCGCAATCGGACCGCTGCACAACTCCACGCTCTGCAAGGGCAGGCCCTGGAAACAGGCATCCCTCGCCTTGAGGGTCACCCCATCCAGACGCCCTCGCAACAACGACCAGGTGGAACCGTTCAGGGCCAGTTCGAGGCTGCCGAGGCTGTCGCACTGGCTGCGAATCCAGAGG comes from the Synechococcus sp. A15-62 genome and includes:
- a CDS encoding LmeA family phospholipid-binding protein; this encodes MADPVLNVLAGALRLWIRSQCDSLGSLELALNGSTWSLLRGRLDGVTLKARDACFQGLPLQSVELCSGPIAVDMKLLSPGQMLALQQPFQVEGEVRFNGRQLNSALLAEPWRWLGDWMAEQLMGLSPLGALRIDSDLLELQVPVAAHQDPARRRFRLNAEQGTLCFRPETADQPCTLLPMDPAIRIEQVQLASGQLALKGQASVTP